A portion of the Pseudomonas synxantha BG33R genome contains these proteins:
- a CDS encoding DUF3164 family protein: MSDSNIPQGYMRNAMGHLVPEDQVRDQDKLRDQVTRELADAAKALSLALKNFKKKSLGDVADLISIAGERYGVQMGGKKGNVTIATYDGQYKVQRSYADRLTFTEEMEVAKVLVYDCIRAWSKGADTHLMAIVDRVFSPNRNGQIKTSDVLDLLRLEIDDDNWKAAMKAVKDSIMVSGSAVYIRVYERIGDSDNYKAIPLDLAVV; this comes from the coding sequence ATGTCTGATAGCAATATTCCTCAGGGCTATATGCGTAACGCCATGGGCCACCTGGTCCCTGAAGATCAGGTGCGAGACCAAGACAAGCTGCGCGATCAGGTGACCCGCGAATTAGCAGATGCTGCCAAGGCTCTGAGCCTTGCGCTGAAAAACTTCAAGAAAAAATCCCTCGGCGATGTGGCCGACTTGATCAGCATTGCCGGTGAGCGTTACGGCGTTCAGATGGGTGGCAAGAAGGGCAACGTGACCATCGCCACGTATGACGGCCAGTACAAGGTGCAGCGTTCATATGCCGACCGGCTGACGTTCACCGAGGAAATGGAAGTGGCAAAGGTACTGGTCTACGACTGCATCCGTGCTTGGAGCAAGGGGGCAGACACTCATTTGATGGCTATCGTCGACCGGGTGTTCAGCCCCAACCGTAATGGGCAGATCAAAACCTCCGATGTGTTGGATTTGTTGCGGCTAGAGATTGATGACGATAACTGGAAGGCCGCTATGAAGGCCGTGAAGGACTCCATCATGGTCTCGGGCAGTGCCGTTTACATCCGCGTGTATGAGCGGATCGGCGACTCCGACAACTATAAGGCAATCCCTCTAGACCTGGCGGTGGTGTGA
- a CDS encoding DUF2786 domain-containing protein, with amino-acid sequence MDNNRTLEKIKKCLEMAKSKTSNPHEAETALRQAHKLMEMYNLEVGDVLASMASEHTILAGSEGSPPVWRVRLAQVCADAFGTMILISNPQWSAARFIFIGCSAAPELSGYAYQVLARQLQKARRDFLDTQKRCKRSTKAARGDAFANGWLDAVHSKIQAFAGVEDNIAEAIDAFMKKHHPDVKSVELKRRKVKARNEGAGDAGYEAGKSAQLHQAVNHQPRARLTMGV; translated from the coding sequence ATGGACAACAACCGCACTCTGGAAAAAATCAAGAAGTGCCTGGAGATGGCCAAGTCCAAAACCAGCAATCCGCACGAAGCTGAAACCGCGCTACGCCAAGCGCACAAACTGATGGAGATGTACAACCTGGAGGTGGGTGACGTGCTTGCCAGCATGGCGAGCGAACACACGATCCTTGCGGGCTCGGAGGGTTCGCCTCCTGTCTGGCGTGTGCGTCTTGCGCAAGTCTGTGCAGATGCGTTCGGCACCATGATCCTTATTTCCAACCCTCAGTGGAGTGCTGCTCGCTTCATCTTTATTGGCTGCTCAGCCGCACCGGAACTGTCCGGCTACGCATACCAAGTGCTGGCTCGTCAGCTACAAAAGGCCCGTCGTGACTTTTTGGACACACAGAAGCGTTGCAAGCGCTCTACGAAGGCCGCCCGAGGGGATGCCTTCGCCAATGGCTGGCTGGATGCAGTTCACAGCAAAATCCAAGCGTTTGCGGGCGTAGAAGACAACATCGCCGAAGCGATTGACGCCTTCATGAAAAAACATCATCCAGACGTAAAAAGCGTTGAACTCAAGCGGCGCAAGGTCAAAGCGCGCAATGAGGGCGCCGGTGACGCGGGCTATGAAGCGGGCAAGTCCGCCCAACTGCACCAGGCGGTGAACCATCAGCCTCGCGCACGCTTGACCATGGGGGTTTGA